In Stomatohabitans albus, one genomic interval encodes:
- the glsA gene encoding glutaminase A, giving the protein MSPMKNEAVADLVSNTLEELLDQVRGDRSGELADYIPQLAQVDPEGLALSVVSSTGRIYAVGDHDQHFTLQSASKPFVYALALSQRGPDVVHERVGYEPSGEPFNAISLDAEGRPANPMINAGAIVTSSLIEGATPDARFEAIRHCVSAFAGRELELDEAVYASETATGHRNRALANLALAAGTLDRTVIDATDVYFRQCSLKVTATDLAVMGATLSNNGVNPLTGVQVMTPEVVRRTLAIMLSCGMYNYSGYWMNDVGLPAKSGVGGGIVAVSPGKFGVGTYSPRLDPSGSSVRGVAALRLMSNQLGLHLLNHPSEAAASFNADDSSFDNLILRMRGELDFACVERIVHELSEHGDTIKSVHMDLGESTAVVPTARGMLKDLQEVLAHEDIPITIDDPRDFIETEPHLKAPEPHVADAHAPLPENQ; this is encoded by the coding sequence ATGTCGCCAATGAAGAATGAAGCCGTCGCGGACCTTGTCTCTAATACGCTCGAAGAACTCCTTGACCAGGTACGCGGCGACCGTTCAGGCGAATTAGCCGATTACATCCCCCAACTTGCCCAAGTCGATCCCGAAGGTCTCGCCCTCTCCGTCGTGAGTTCAACTGGTCGAATCTACGCTGTTGGAGATCACGACCAGCACTTTACGTTGCAGTCAGCATCAAAACCATTTGTCTATGCCCTCGCTCTCTCCCAACGTGGCCCGGATGTGGTACATGAGCGTGTGGGATACGAACCAAGTGGTGAACCATTTAACGCCATCAGTTTGGATGCCGAAGGCAGACCAGCAAACCCAATGATTAATGCTGGGGCCATCGTCACATCATCCTTAATTGAAGGGGCCACACCCGATGCACGATTTGAAGCTATTCGACACTGCGTGTCTGCCTTTGCGGGCCGTGAACTTGAACTCGATGAAGCAGTCTATGCCTCTGAAACTGCAACCGGACACCGTAATCGTGCACTTGCAAATCTCGCATTAGCAGCGGGCACCCTCGACCGCACCGTCATTGATGCCACCGATGTGTACTTTCGCCAGTGCTCACTCAAGGTAACCGCCACGGACTTAGCCGTGATGGGCGCAACCCTGTCGAACAACGGTGTCAACCCTCTCACTGGCGTCCAAGTGATGACCCCGGAAGTCGTCCGTCGAACACTGGCGATTATGTTAAGTTGCGGGATGTATAACTACTCGGGGTACTGGATGAACGATGTAGGCCTTCCGGCTAAGTCCGGCGTTGGCGGGGGGATCGTGGCCGTCTCTCCTGGCAAATTTGGGGTTGGTACCTACAGTCCGCGCCTAGACCCAAGTGGGAGTAGCGTACGCGGTGTTGCCGCCTTACGACTGATGTCTAACCAGCTTGGCCTCCATTTACTGAACCATCCCTCTGAAGCCGCCGCCTCCTTTAACGCCGACGATTCATCCTTTGATAACTTGATTCTGCGGATGCGTGGCGAACTGGACTTTGCATGTGTGGAACGCATCGTGCACGAACTCAGTGAACATGGTGACACCATTAAGAGTGTGCATATGGATCTGGGTGAATCTACCGCGGTCGTTCCAACCGCCCGCGGTATGTTGAAAGATTTGCAAGAGGTCCTTGCCCACGAGGACATTCCCATCACGATTGATGATCCTCGTGACTTTATTGAAACTGAACCGCACCTGAAGGCGCCAGAACCACATGTGGCTGACGCTCATGCTCCCCTACCGGAGAACCAATAA